The Actinocatenispora sera genome has a window encoding:
- a CDS encoding enoyl-CoA hydratase-related protein, with amino-acid sequence MTDDTRPLVRYAVADGVATLTLDSDHNRNALSRRLIRELLDAVDRALAEDAVRVLLLDHVGRVFCAGADLAETAAAREAGEVPAGDMPALLAALWDAPKPVVARVGGAARAGGLGLIAACDLVVAARDATFAFTEVRLGVIPAVISAPVLRRLPSRAAAELYLTGDTFDGSRAATLGLVTAAVPADELDATVERYVSSLVRGAPGALAGAKALLHGGPPIRPELDALAELSGSYFLSAEGREGVAAYREKRAPRWVPPGRD; translated from the coding sequence GTGACCGATGACACCCGACCGCTGGTGCGGTACGCGGTGGCCGACGGTGTGGCCACCCTCACCCTGGACAGCGACCACAACCGCAACGCGTTGTCTCGCCGGCTGATCCGCGAGCTGCTCGACGCCGTCGACCGCGCCCTGGCCGAAGACGCGGTACGGGTGCTGCTGCTCGACCACGTGGGCCGGGTGTTCTGCGCCGGCGCCGACCTGGCCGAGACCGCCGCCGCCCGCGAGGCCGGCGAGGTACCCGCCGGGGACATGCCGGCGCTGCTCGCCGCGCTGTGGGACGCGCCGAAGCCGGTGGTCGCGCGGGTCGGCGGGGCGGCCCGCGCCGGCGGGCTGGGGCTGATCGCGGCCTGCGACCTGGTCGTCGCCGCGCGCGATGCCACGTTCGCGTTCACCGAGGTACGGCTCGGGGTGATCCCGGCGGTGATCTCGGCGCCGGTGCTGCGCCGGCTGCCGTCCCGGGCCGCGGCCGAGCTGTACCTGACCGGCGACACGTTCGACGGCAGCCGGGCCGCGACACTGGGCCTGGTCACCGCCGCGGTGCCGGCCGACGAGCTGGACGCCACCGTCGAGCGGTACGTGTCGTCGCTGGTGCGCGGCGCGCCGGGGGCGCTGGCCGGGGCGAAGGCGCTGCTGCACGGCGGGCCGCCGATCCGGCCCGAACTCGACGCGCTGGCGGAGCTGTCGGGCAGCTACTTCCTCTCCGCCGAGGGGCGCGAGGGCGTCGCCGCGTACCGGGAGAAGCGGGCGCCCCGCTGGGTGCCGCCCGGCCGCGACTAG
- a CDS encoding cytidine deaminase family protein has product MDHELVEAATRVAATRCRGDNHTVAAAARARDGRIVTAANAYHFTGGPCAELVVIGSAAAQGAYELESIVAVGDRGRGVIPPCGRCRQVLLDYFPEITVVVGHGEQVRGVPIVDLLPETYVWADHQLDAD; this is encoded by the coding sequence GTGGATCACGAGCTCGTCGAGGCGGCGACGCGGGTCGCCGCGACCCGTTGCCGGGGCGACAACCACACGGTGGCCGCTGCGGCGCGGGCCCGGGACGGGCGGATCGTCACCGCGGCCAACGCGTACCACTTCACGGGCGGGCCGTGCGCCGAGCTGGTCGTGATCGGCTCGGCGGCCGCGCAGGGTGCGTACGAGCTGGAGTCGATCGTGGCGGTGGGTGACCGGGGCCGCGGCGTCATCCCGCCGTGCGGCCGGTGCCGGCAGGTGCTGCTCGACTACTTCCCCGAGATCACGGTCGTCGTCGGCCACGGCGAGCAGGTGCGCGGCGTCCCGATCGTCGACCTGCTGCCGGAGACCTACGTCTGGGCCGATCACCAGCTCGACGCCGACTGA
- a CDS encoding TetR/AcrR family transcriptional regulator, translating into MTDTQRADARRNRDQLLAVARESFAEYGTATSLREVARRAGVGIGTLYRHFPTREALLEALLSDRFDTLRQDAADLAAEEDQRAALLRWLSRVAAGAGTYRGLPESVRTALRDHDSRLHDSCDAMRTAGGDLLRAAQRAGTVRTDATIEDLLAAATGIAWASENSADPAALTARLLDYLMHGLAVGER; encoded by the coding sequence ATGACCGACACTCAGCGCGCGGACGCCCGCCGCAACCGCGACCAGTTGCTCGCCGTCGCGCGCGAGTCCTTCGCCGAGTACGGCACCGCGACGTCGCTGCGCGAGGTCGCCCGCCGTGCCGGTGTCGGCATCGGCACCCTGTACCGGCACTTCCCGACCCGCGAGGCGCTGCTGGAGGCGCTGCTGTCCGACCGGTTCGACACCCTGCGCCAGGACGCCGCCGATCTCGCCGCCGAGGAGGATCAGCGCGCCGCGCTGCTGCGCTGGCTCAGCCGGGTCGCGGCCGGCGCCGGTACCTACCGGGGGCTGCCCGAATCGGTCCGCACCGCGCTGCGCGACCACGACTCCCGGCTGCACGACAGCTGCGACGCGATGCGGACGGCGGGCGGGGATCTGCTGCGCGCGGCCCAGCGGGCCGGGACCGTACGAACCGACGCGACCATCGAGGATCTGCTCGCCGCCGCCACCGGCATCGCCTGGGCCAGCGAGAACTCCGCCGACCCGGCCGCGCTCACGGCCCGCCTGCTCGACTACCTGATGCACGGCCTCGCGGTCGGCGAGCGCTGA
- a CDS encoding NmrA/HSCARG family protein → MSDNLVLVTGATGKQGGATARHLLAAGWRVRALVRDTDSPAAARLAAAGAELVAGDMTDRDSLDRAAAGAYGVFSAQPAVPEPRHDPLEVRMGRNVADAAVAAGAEHLVYTSVGGADRATGIDHWETKWQIEQYIRSLDLPYTMLRPVMFMENHASHGPYGAFGETPLIRMITPDGRVQIIAVDDIGAFAALAFTRPDEYRGVELEIAGDEVTGAQIAAGIEAAVGHPIDITPLALPEQARTDGSSFAGWQADIPALRRRYPGLTTFDTWLDRTGADLLRAAAAHAAA, encoded by the coding sequence ATGTCCGACAACCTCGTCCTGGTCACCGGCGCGACCGGCAAGCAGGGCGGCGCGACCGCCCGGCACCTGCTCGCCGCCGGCTGGCGGGTCCGCGCCCTGGTCCGGGACACCGACAGCCCGGCGGCGGCCCGGCTGGCCGCCGCCGGCGCCGAACTCGTCGCCGGCGACATGACCGACCGAGACAGCCTCGACCGCGCCGCGGCCGGTGCGTACGGCGTCTTCAGCGCGCAGCCCGCCGTCCCCGAGCCGCGGCACGACCCGCTGGAGGTACGGATGGGCCGCAACGTCGCCGACGCCGCGGTCGCCGCCGGCGCCGAGCACCTGGTGTACACCTCGGTCGGCGGCGCCGACCGCGCGACCGGCATCGACCACTGGGAAACCAAGTGGCAGATCGAGCAGTACATCCGGAGCCTCGACCTGCCCTACACGATGCTGCGGCCGGTGATGTTCATGGAGAACCACGCGAGCCACGGACCGTACGGCGCGTTTGGCGAGACGCCGCTGATCCGGATGATCACCCCGGACGGCAGGGTGCAGATCATCGCCGTCGACGACATCGGCGCGTTCGCCGCGCTCGCGTTCACCCGACCCGACGAGTACCGCGGGGTCGAGCTGGAGATCGCCGGCGACGAGGTGACCGGCGCCCAGATCGCCGCTGGGATCGAGGCGGCGGTCGGGCACCCGATCGACATCACGCCGCTGGCGCTGCCGGAGCAGGCGCGCACCGACGGGAGCTCGTTCGCCGGCTGGCAGGCCGACATCCCGGCGCTTCGCCGCCGGTACCCGGGACTGACGACCTTCGACACCTGGCTGGACCGCACCGGCGCCGACCTGCTCCGCGCCGCTGCGGCACACGCCGCCGCCTAG
- a CDS encoding coiled-coil domain-containing protein has product MGVWQVTVRRDGARATRAWWPVLVAVLAMLGAVLVAPGPVAADPDEGGSASVYKKLDSAARKYNNAKAKLDATKKKQKQLTKKIAATNHTVDTLSDEVGKIAAVRYRQGPTSLLTLALDQQSSTDLLAMADTLTYLGRQDTRKIDALVAARRDQKEQQQELAETAAKQRKQVAELKKSRDAAQKAVDKISSGSSNGYGGQSASAEPAPRNPDGSWPPESCSVDDPTTDGCITPRLLHAYQEARKAGYTRYTACYRSNEDGGEHPRGRACDFSVTPDGFGDAATGEAKTYGDNLAAWFIANSGRLAVLYVIWYRQIWMPGVGWQHYDPTGAPSVEHTNHVHLSVQ; this is encoded by the coding sequence GTGGGGGTGTGGCAGGTGACGGTACGGCGCGACGGCGCGCGCGCAACGCGGGCGTGGTGGCCGGTGCTGGTGGCGGTGCTCGCGATGCTCGGTGCGGTGCTGGTGGCGCCGGGTCCGGTGGCGGCCGACCCGGACGAGGGCGGCAGCGCCTCGGTGTACAAGAAGCTCGACTCGGCGGCACGCAAGTACAACAACGCCAAGGCGAAGCTGGACGCCACCAAGAAGAAGCAGAAGCAGCTGACGAAGAAGATCGCGGCCACCAACCACACGGTCGACACGCTGTCCGACGAGGTCGGCAAGATCGCCGCGGTGCGCTATCGGCAGGGCCCGACCAGCCTACTGACGCTCGCCCTGGACCAGCAGTCCAGTACCGATCTGCTCGCCATGGCCGACACGCTGACCTATCTGGGCCGGCAGGACACCCGCAAGATCGATGCGCTGGTCGCCGCGCGGCGGGACCAGAAGGAGCAGCAGCAGGAGCTCGCCGAGACCGCGGCCAAACAGCGCAAGCAGGTCGCCGAGCTGAAGAAGAGCCGGGACGCGGCGCAGAAGGCGGTCGACAAGATCAGTTCCGGCTCGTCCAACGGGTACGGCGGCCAGTCCGCCTCGGCCGAGCCGGCGCCGCGCAACCCGGACGGCAGCTGGCCGCCCGAGTCGTGCTCGGTGGACGACCCGACCACCGACGGATGCATCACGCCGCGGTTGCTGCACGCGTACCAGGAGGCGCGCAAGGCCGGCTACACCCGCTACACGGCCTGCTACCGCTCCAACGAGGACGGCGGCGAACATCCACGCGGTCGGGCCTGCGACTTCTCGGTGACCCCGGATGGCTTCGGCGACGCGGCGACCGGTGAGGCGAAGACCTACGGCGACAACCTGGCCGCCTGGTTCATCGCGAACTCCGGCCGGCTCGCGGTGCTGTACGTCATCTGGTACCGGCAGATCTGGATGCCCGGGGTGGGCTGGCAGCACTACGACCCGACCGGCGCGCCGTCGGTCGAGCACACCAACCACGTGCACCTGTCCGTGCAGTGA
- a CDS encoding dihydrofolate reductase family protein: MGTIGVHEFITIDGIISEPTWTMDYPFDPKMGDAIGAMMAGCEAILLGRTTYEGFAPAWSSRTAEDDPGAPFFNDTPKYVVSGTMTDAEWRHSTVLGPYEPATIQRLKDRVDGGIYVSGSGRLVRAMLADRLVDELHLFVFPLALGSGQRLFPAAGGPERLALAGCESYDSGVVHLTYTAA; this comes from the coding sequence ATGGGGACCATCGGGGTACACGAGTTCATCACGATCGACGGCATCATCTCCGAGCCGACCTGGACGATGGACTACCCGTTCGATCCGAAGATGGGCGACGCGATCGGCGCGATGATGGCCGGCTGCGAGGCGATCCTGCTCGGCCGTACCACGTACGAGGGGTTCGCGCCGGCCTGGTCGTCCCGGACTGCGGAGGACGACCCGGGTGCACCGTTCTTCAACGACACCCCGAAGTACGTGGTGTCGGGCACGATGACCGACGCGGAGTGGCGCCACTCGACGGTGCTCGGGCCGTACGAGCCGGCGACGATCCAGCGGCTCAAGGACCGGGTGGACGGCGGGATCTACGTCAGCGGCTCCGGTCGGCTGGTGCGCGCGATGCTGGCCGACCGGCTCGTCGACGAGCTGCATCTGTTCGTCTTCCCGCTCGCGCTGGGTAGCGGGCAGCGCCTTTTTCCGGCGGCGGGCGGGCCGGAGCGGCTGGCGCTGGCCGGCTGCGAGTCGTACGACAGCGGTGTGGTGCACCTGACGTACACGGCGGCCTGA
- the lepA gene encoding translation elongation factor 4 — protein MPHQLDPGVTDPQRIRNFCIIAHIDHGKSTLADRMLQLTGVVDARQMRAQYLDRMDIERERGITIKSQAVRMPWTVREGELAGEPYVLNMIDTPGHVDFTYEVSRSLAACEGAVLLVDAAQGIEAQTLANLYLALENDLHIIPVLNKIDLPAAQPDKYAEELAHLIGGDPADCLRVSGKTGEGVAELLDEIVRQFTPPTGDPAAPPRALIFDSVYDIYRGVVTYVRMVDGRIEARDRLTMMSTGATHELLELGVISPEPTKSPALGVGEVGYLITGVKDVRQSKVGDTVTALGRPAAEPLGGYSDPKPMVYSGLYPIDGSDYPALRDALDKLKLNDAALAYEPETSAALGFGFRCGFLGLLHLEIIRERLEREFNLDLISTAPNVVYRVELEDNTEHIVTNPSEYPTGKVAAVYEPVVRATVLTPNEFVGAVMEICQNRRGKLLGMDYLSADRVELRYTLPLAEIIFDFFDQLKSRTRGYASLDYEPSGEQSADLVKVDILLNSEPVDAFSAIVHKDKAYSYGVQLTTKLRKLIPRQQFEVPIQAAIGTKIIARENIRAMRKDVLAKCYGGDITRKRKLLEKQKEGKKRMKMVGRVEVPQEAFIAALSTSDGPEQPKK, from the coding sequence GTGCCACACCAGCTCGATCCCGGTGTCACGGATCCGCAGCGGATCCGCAACTTCTGCATCATCGCGCACATCGACCACGGCAAATCCACCCTGGCCGACCGGATGCTGCAACTGACCGGAGTGGTCGACGCGCGCCAGATGCGGGCGCAGTACCTCGACCGGATGGACATCGAGCGCGAGCGCGGCATCACGATCAAGTCCCAGGCCGTCCGGATGCCGTGGACGGTGCGCGAGGGCGAGCTGGCCGGCGAGCCGTACGTGCTGAACATGATCGACACGCCCGGGCACGTCGACTTCACCTACGAGGTCTCGCGCAGCCTGGCCGCCTGCGAGGGTGCGGTGCTGCTGGTCGACGCCGCGCAGGGGATCGAGGCGCAGACGCTCGCCAACCTGTACCTGGCGCTGGAGAACGATCTGCACATCATTCCGGTGCTGAACAAGATCGATCTGCCCGCGGCGCAACCGGACAAGTACGCCGAGGAGCTGGCGCACCTGATCGGCGGCGACCCGGCGGACTGCCTGCGGGTGTCCGGCAAGACCGGCGAGGGCGTGGCGGAACTGCTGGACGAGATCGTCCGCCAGTTCACCCCGCCGACCGGTGACCCGGCCGCGCCACCGCGCGCGTTGATCTTCGACTCGGTGTACGACATCTACCGCGGCGTCGTCACCTACGTCCGGATGGTCGACGGCCGGATCGAGGCGCGTGACCGGCTGACGATGATGTCCACCGGCGCCACCCACGAGCTGCTGGAGCTCGGCGTGATCTCGCCGGAGCCGACCAAGTCGCCGGCGTTGGGTGTCGGCGAGGTCGGCTACCTGATCACCGGCGTCAAGGACGTGCGGCAGTCGAAGGTCGGCGACACCGTCACCGCGCTGGGCCGGCCCGCGGCCGAACCGCTCGGCGGCTACTCCGATCCGAAACCGATGGTCTACTCGGGGCTCTATCCGATCGACGGCTCGGACTATCCTGCGCTGCGCGACGCGCTGGACAAGTTGAAGCTCAACGACGCCGCCCTCGCGTACGAGCCGGAGACCTCGGCGGCGCTCGGGTTCGGTTTCCGCTGCGGCTTCCTCGGCCTGCTGCATCTGGAGATCATCCGGGAGCGGCTGGAACGCGAGTTCAACCTCGACCTGATCTCCACCGCGCCCAACGTGGTCTACCGGGTCGAGCTGGAGGACAACACCGAGCACATCGTCACCAACCCGAGCGAGTACCCGACGGGCAAGGTCGCCGCGGTCTACGAGCCGGTGGTGCGCGCCACGGTGCTGACGCCGAACGAGTTCGTCGGCGCGGTGATGGAGATCTGCCAGAACCGGCGCGGCAAGCTGCTGGGCATGGACTACCTGTCCGCCGACCGGGTCGAGCTGCGCTACACGCTGCCGCTGGCGGAGATCATCTTCGACTTCTTCGATCAGCTCAAGTCGCGCACCCGCGGCTACGCGTCCCTGGACTACGAGCCGTCCGGTGAGCAGTCCGCCGACCTGGTGAAGGTCGACATCCTGCTCAACTCCGAGCCGGTCGACGCGTTCAGCGCGATCGTGCACAAGGACAAGGCGTACTCGTACGGCGTGCAGTTGACCACCAAGCTGCGCAAGCTGATCCCGCGGCAGCAGTTCGAGGTGCCGATCCAGGCGGCGATCGGTACCAAGATCATCGCTCGGGAGAACATCCGCGCCATGCGCAAGGACGTGCTCGCCAAGTGCTACGGCGGTGACATCACCCGCAAGCGCAAGCTGCTGGAGAAGCAGAAGGAGGGCAAGAAGCGGATGAAGATGGTGGGCCGGGTCGAGGTTCCCCAGGAGGCCTTCATCGCCGCGCTGTCCACCTCGGACGGTCCGGAGCAGCCGAAGAAGTAG
- the rpsT gene encoding 30S ribosomal protein S20, translating into MANIKSQIKRNRQNEKRRQRNKAVKSSLKTAIRSFHEAASAGDSAKAETALRDASRKLDKAVSKGVIHKNQAANRKSAIAKQLQQISA; encoded by the coding sequence GTGGCGAACATCAAGTCCCAGATCAAGCGCAACCGGCAGAACGAGAAGCGCCGCCAGCGCAACAAGGCGGTCAAGTCGTCGCTCAAGACGGCGATTCGCTCGTTCCATGAGGCGGCCAGCGCCGGCGACTCGGCGAAGGCCGAGACCGCGCTGCGCGACGCGTCGCGCAAGCTGGACAAGGCCGTGAGCAAGGGCGTCATCCACAAGAACCAGGCGGCGAACCGCAAGTCGGCCATCGCCAAGCAGCTCCAGCAGATCTCCGCCTGA
- a CDS encoding transposase — translation MEQTIRSDQPQWIPVFTGLSARQFGKLVAIVAGRGGQQTGAGRRWGLPLADRVLLVATYYRTNLTLRQIAPLFGVSKSAAGRIVDHLAPHLVLEPQSRRHRPDTVLIVDGTLAPTHDRNMSARSKNYRYSTNLQVAIDANTRLTVAVGDPLPGNRNDCRAYTDSGVDQQCAGAAVMADGGYQGNPEVIMPYRKPREGEPPLPQWKQDLNTVHRRIRARVEHCFAHMKSWKILRDCRRKQRGVWYAAAGIALMRNLTMVV, via the coding sequence GTGGAGCAGACGATCAGGTCCGATCAGCCGCAGTGGATCCCGGTGTTCACCGGCCTGTCAGCCCGGCAGTTCGGCAAGCTGGTGGCCATCGTGGCTGGTCGCGGCGGACAGCAGACCGGCGCTGGCCGCCGGTGGGGGCTCCCGCTGGCCGACCGGGTGCTGTTGGTGGCCACCTACTACCGCACCAACCTGACCCTGCGGCAGATCGCGCCGCTGTTCGGAGTATCGAAGTCGGCCGCCGGGCGCATCGTCGATCACCTGGCCCCACACCTGGTACTGGAGCCCCAGAGCCGCCGGCACCGACCCGACACGGTCCTGATCGTGGACGGCACGCTGGCGCCCACCCACGACCGGAACATGTCGGCCCGGTCGAAGAACTACCGGTACTCCACCAACCTGCAAGTGGCCATCGACGCCAACACCCGCCTGACCGTCGCGGTCGGAGATCCGTTGCCCGGCAACCGCAACGACTGCCGCGCCTACACCGACTCCGGCGTCGACCAACAGTGCGCCGGCGCGGCGGTAATGGCCGACGGCGGCTACCAAGGCAACCCGGAGGTAATCATGCCCTACCGCAAGCCCCGAGAGGGTGAACCGCCGCTGCCGCAGTGGAAACAAGACCTCAACACCGTCCACCGCCGTATCCGCGCCCGCGTCGAGCACTGCTTCGCCCACATGAAGTCCTGGAAGATCCTCCGCGACTGCCGCCGCAAACAACGAGGCGTCTGGTACGCCGCCGCCGGTATCGCGTTGATGCGCAACCTGACCATGGTCGTATGA
- the holA gene encoding DNA polymerase III subunit delta has translation MSQTPPPIRLILGDEELLAARAVTDVIAAVRAVEPDAQPAERDASALTAGELAALTSPSLFGGRQVVVIRGAQDAKKDLAAALLGYAAAPADDICLVLTHAGGNKGKALADGLQKAGVEVVRAARITRPRERVSFVRDEVRGLGGRCPEDAAEALISAVGNDLRELASACAQLVADTGGRLTVDIVNRYYQGRSEVTGFTVADAAMVGDSPAALESLRWALAIGVDPVPIADALADGVRTVSRVAGVRGNPYQLASKLGMPAWKIERAQRQARGWSPEGLAQAMHAAAAANAEVKGGADNRGYALERAILAVVGARSR, from the coding sequence GTGAGCCAGACACCACCACCGATCCGCCTGATCCTCGGCGACGAGGAACTGCTCGCCGCGCGCGCCGTGACCGACGTGATCGCCGCGGTCCGAGCGGTCGAGCCCGATGCGCAGCCCGCCGAGCGAGACGCCAGCGCGCTCACGGCGGGTGAGCTCGCGGCGTTGACCAGCCCGTCGCTGTTCGGTGGCCGTCAGGTCGTGGTGATCCGCGGTGCCCAGGACGCCAAGAAGGACCTGGCTGCGGCGCTGCTCGGCTACGCCGCCGCGCCGGCCGACGATATCTGTCTGGTGCTCACCCACGCCGGCGGCAACAAGGGCAAGGCACTTGCCGACGGGCTGCAGAAGGCGGGCGTCGAGGTGGTCCGCGCCGCACGGATCACCCGGCCGCGGGAGCGGGTCAGCTTCGTCCGCGACGAGGTGCGTGGCCTCGGCGGCCGCTGCCCGGAGGATGCGGCGGAGGCGTTGATCTCTGCGGTGGGCAACGATCTGCGCGAGCTGGCCTCGGCGTGCGCGCAGCTGGTCGCCGACACCGGCGGGCGGCTGACGGTCGACATCGTCAACCGCTACTACCAGGGACGGTCGGAGGTGACCGGGTTCACCGTCGCGGACGCCGCGATGGTCGGCGATTCGCCGGCGGCGTTGGAGTCGCTGCGCTGGGCGCTTGCGATCGGTGTCGACCCGGTGCCGATCGCCGATGCACTGGCCGACGGGGTGCGCACGGTGTCGCGGGTGGCTGGGGTGCGGGGCAACCCGTACCAGTTGGCGTCGAAGCTGGGCATGCCGGCATGGAAGATCGAGCGGGCCCAGCGGCAGGCCCGGGGCTGGTCACCGGAGGGGCTGGCGCAGGCGATGCATGCCGCTGCCGCGGCGAACGCCGAGGTCAAGGGCGGTGCCGACAACCGGGGGTACGCGCTGGAACGCGCCATTCTCGCCGTTGTCGGCGCCCGCAGCCGCTAA
- a CDS encoding ComEC/Rec2 family competence protein, giving the protein MALRLVVSVLLGAGCGAATTAARTYPAQLETLANPIRKHRLVHAELTVTGDPHAIAGSAFGSTWLVPATMTSFESVAGGPTVRAHAAVIGFGNDPTWRSVLPGQRLAVTARLTPPQRADGTVAVLSITESPRRIGRPPWYQLVAARLRGGLQAACRGLPAAPGGLLPGLVDGDTSRLDPIVHADFTAAGMTHLTAVSGSNLAVVLGFVLLAARWARAGPRVAALVGAATTVGFVVLVRPDPSVLRAALMGGLGLLALALHRPRAAVPGLAASVLLLLLADPALALRLGFVLSALATLGLLLFAPAWRDALRRRHVPRGIAEVVAVSTAAHVACAPVIAGFSGTVGLLAVPANVLAEPAVAPATVLGLAAAVVSPISPTAAHALAWLAAWPCRWLVLVAHTTAGAPAAVAPWPVGVLGAVLLAAILVAAIALAGHRTARRLLLVLVICVIVGAAPVRWVAGGWPPDRWVFVACDVGQGDGLVLRVAPGQAVVIDSGPEPTAIDGCLRRLGIRSVPLLVFTHDDADHVSGVAGVFDGRRVGAIGVSRFRGTGGGRARIERVAGAHGLRPFPVPAGWHYRAGMLAVTALGPPEPMTGTESDTNNNCVVLRAVVGSVSILLTGDAGPELQQELRVDGAPLHADVLKVPHHGSKHQDPGFVAAVAPEVAVVSVGVDNDYGHPNPGLLSRISGAGIRVLRTDRDGDVAVVDTGHGLAVARRGPPPGRQPPADRALPPAMTRRAGRSSRRRRCPRTGPSAAGSSVAGRTGGVAGGCDAPITPLGSAVSIRAGRRRARMGP; this is encoded by the coding sequence GTGGCGCTGCGGTTGGTGGTGTCGGTGCTGCTCGGTGCGGGCTGCGGGGCAGCGACGACCGCGGCACGCACCTACCCCGCGCAGCTCGAGACGCTGGCGAACCCGATCCGGAAGCACCGGCTGGTACACGCCGAGCTGACCGTCACCGGCGATCCGCATGCCATCGCCGGCAGCGCGTTCGGCTCGACCTGGCTGGTTCCGGCGACGATGACCAGCTTCGAGTCGGTGGCGGGTGGCCCCACGGTCCGGGCGCATGCGGCCGTCATCGGGTTCGGCAACGACCCGACCTGGCGCAGCGTGCTGCCGGGACAGCGCCTCGCTGTCACGGCACGGCTGACGCCACCGCAGCGTGCCGACGGCACCGTCGCGGTCCTGTCGATCACCGAGTCGCCCCGGCGCATCGGCCGTCCACCGTGGTACCAGCTGGTTGCCGCCCGGCTCCGGGGCGGTCTGCAGGCCGCGTGCCGCGGTCTGCCGGCGGCTCCGGGTGGCCTGCTGCCGGGCCTGGTCGACGGAGACACCAGTCGGCTCGATCCGATCGTGCACGCCGACTTCACAGCGGCGGGCATGACACACCTGACGGCTGTCAGTGGCTCGAATCTCGCCGTCGTGCTCGGGTTTGTCCTGCTGGCGGCGCGGTGGGCGCGGGCCGGGCCGCGCGTCGCCGCCCTGGTCGGCGCGGCGACCACGGTCGGGTTCGTGGTGCTTGTCCGGCCTGATCCGAGCGTGCTGCGGGCCGCACTGATGGGCGGCCTGGGGCTGCTCGCGCTGGCGCTGCACCGCCCCCGGGCGGCGGTCCCCGGCCTGGCGGCGTCGGTCCTGCTGTTGCTGCTTGCCGATCCCGCGCTGGCGCTGCGACTCGGCTTCGTGCTCTCCGCGCTGGCCACGCTCGGTCTGCTGCTGTTCGCGCCGGCCTGGCGGGATGCACTGCGCCGACGCCACGTGCCGCGCGGAATCGCCGAGGTGGTCGCGGTGTCCACCGCCGCACACGTCGCCTGCGCGCCGGTGATCGCCGGCTTCTCCGGCACCGTAGGCCTCCTTGCCGTGCCGGCGAACGTCTTGGCCGAACCCGCGGTGGCACCGGCCACGGTGCTGGGGCTGGCAGCCGCGGTGGTCTCGCCGATCTCGCCGACGGCGGCGCATGCCCTCGCGTGGCTCGCCGCGTGGCCGTGCCGTTGGCTGGTGCTGGTCGCGCACACCACGGCAGGTGCCCCGGCCGCCGTGGCGCCGTGGCCGGTCGGTGTCCTCGGCGCCGTCCTGCTGGCCGCGATCCTGGTCGCCGCGATCGCTCTCGCCGGACACCGCACCGCCCGTCGCCTGCTGCTCGTCCTGGTCATCTGCGTGATCGTGGGCGCCGCCCCGGTGCGCTGGGTGGCCGGTGGCTGGCCGCCGGACCGCTGGGTGTTCGTCGCCTGTGACGTCGGCCAGGGCGACGGGCTGGTGCTTCGGGTGGCGCCGGGTCAGGCCGTGGTCATCGACAGCGGTCCGGAACCGACGGCGATCGACGGGTGCCTGCGCCGGCTCGGCATCAGGTCGGTACCGCTACTGGTGTTCACGCACGACGACGCCGACCACGTCAGCGGGGTCGCGGGTGTGTTCGATGGCCGGCGGGTGGGCGCGATCGGGGTGTCCCGCTTTCGCGGTACCGGCGGCGGACGGGCCCGCATCGAGCGGGTCGCCGGCGCGCACGGGCTGCGGCCGTTCCCGGTCCCGGCCGGCTGGCACTACCGGGCGGGCATGCTGGCGGTGACCGCGCTGGGCCCGCCGGAGCCGATGACCGGCACCGAGTCCGACACGAACAACAACTGCGTGGTGTTGCGGGCGGTGGTCGGTTCGGTGTCGATCCTGCTGACCGGTGACGCGGGCCCGGAACTCCAGCAGGAGCTGCGGGTCGACGGTGCGCCGCTGCATGCCGACGTGCTCAAGGTGCCGCACCACGGGAGCAAGCATCAGGATCCGGGCTTCGTCGCGGCGGTGGCTCCCGAGGTCGCGGTCGTGTCGGTGGGGGTGGACAACGACTACGGGCACCCGAACCCGGGACTGTTGTCGAGGATCTCCGGGGCCGGCATCCGGGTGCTGCGCACCGACCGGGACGGCGACGTGGCGGTCGTCGACACCGGGCACGGGCTGGCCGTCGCCCGACGGGGCCCGCCACCGGGACGGCAACCACCCGCCGACCGAGCGTTGCCGCCGGCGATGACGCGGCGTGCCGGCCGCTCGTCGCGCCGCCGTCGCTGCCCGCGTACCGGGCCATCGGCGGCCGGGTCGTCCGTCGCCGGGCGCACCGGCGGAGTCGCGGGAGGGTGTGACGCGCCGATCACCCCGCTCGGGTCGGCGGTCAGCATCCGGGCCGGTCGGCGGCGTGCCAGGATGGGGCCGTGA